In one window of Arthrobacter pascens DNA:
- the prmC gene encoding peptide chain release factor N(5)-glutamine methyltransferase, which translates to MTTGSGQSLAAAISEATAILRDAGVPSPRVDAELLADHLLGVGLGRLRALMLGDTPAPEGYGELVAERARRIPLQHITGVAHFRYLELAVGPGVFIPRPETESVVQLVIDHVKGMSRPRIVDLGTGSGAIAGSIAREVPGAEVHAVEYSAFAHAWAAKNLAPLGVHLVLGDLRNALPELNGTFDVVVSNPPYIPAEAVPIEPEVALHDPPEALYGGGADGMELPTAAAASAARLLVPGGYFVMEHAEVQAGWIATMMKRAGVWTGISTHLDLNGKERATSALLSGPDHE; encoded by the coding sequence ATGACAACCGGCTCGGGGCAGTCCCTGGCAGCTGCCATCAGCGAGGCCACGGCGATCCTGCGGGACGCCGGGGTTCCCAGCCCGCGCGTCGACGCCGAACTTCTGGCTGACCACCTGCTGGGAGTCGGCCTGGGCAGGTTGAGGGCCCTGATGCTTGGCGATACTCCCGCGCCGGAGGGGTATGGCGAACTGGTGGCCGAACGGGCGCGACGGATTCCCCTGCAGCACATCACCGGCGTCGCACATTTCCGCTACCTCGAGCTTGCCGTGGGGCCCGGCGTCTTCATTCCGCGCCCTGAGACGGAGTCCGTGGTCCAGCTCGTCATCGACCATGTCAAAGGGATGAGCCGCCCACGGATCGTGGATTTGGGCACCGGCTCGGGAGCAATTGCCGGTTCCATCGCCCGCGAGGTGCCCGGCGCCGAAGTCCACGCCGTGGAGTACAGCGCGTTCGCGCACGCCTGGGCCGCAAAGAATCTGGCGCCGCTGGGTGTCCACCTCGTCCTGGGGGACCTGCGGAACGCACTTCCGGAACTCAACGGAACGTTCGACGTCGTGGTTTCCAACCCGCCCTACATCCCCGCTGAAGCAGTCCCGATCGAGCCCGAAGTAGCGCTGCACGATCCGCCGGAGGCGTTATACGGCGGGGGAGCGGACGGCATGGAACTCCCGACGGCGGCAGCGGCCTCGGCTGCGCGGCTGCTGGTGCCCGGGGGCTACTTCGTCATGGAACATGCTGAAGTCCAGGCCGGGTGGATCGCCACCATGATGAAGCGGGCAGGTGTCTGGACCGGGATCTCCACCCACCTGGACCTCAACGGCAAGGAACGCGCCACCAGCGCTTTGCTTTCCGGTCCGGACCACGAGTGA
- a CDS encoding L-threonylcarbamoyladenylate synthase has translation MTTTYDCTSDDQRALGLEHAQRAISEKKCVVFPTDTVYGIAADAFSPQAVTMLLVSKGRGRSMPPPVLIPRLNALDGLATDVSADARKLAEAFWPGGLTLILHAQPSLDWDLGETKGTVALRMPADEVAQELLTLTGPLAVSSANRTGQAAAQTAEEARAQLAESVEVYLEGGLRPLGGADALPSTIVDATGPHLRVVRDGAVTLEQLREHVPGVLGIGEVPPAEELPAAAEPEDQPVVESQAAEPQEQPVVESQAAARPAPVRDPDAG, from the coding sequence GTGACCACAACCTACGACTGCACGTCCGACGATCAGCGCGCCCTGGGACTGGAACATGCCCAGCGTGCCATCAGCGAAAAGAAGTGCGTGGTGTTCCCCACGGACACGGTGTACGGGATCGCCGCCGACGCCTTCTCGCCGCAGGCCGTGACCATGCTGCTGGTCTCGAAAGGACGGGGCCGCAGCATGCCCCCGCCCGTGCTGATCCCGCGGCTTAATGCCCTGGATGGACTGGCCACTGATGTCTCCGCGGACGCCCGCAAGCTCGCCGAAGCCTTCTGGCCAGGGGGCCTGACCCTGATCCTGCACGCCCAGCCCTCGCTGGACTGGGACCTTGGGGAGACCAAGGGCACGGTGGCCCTGCGCATGCCGGCGGATGAGGTGGCGCAGGAGCTGCTGACCCTTACCGGTCCGCTGGCAGTGTCGTCGGCAAACCGGACCGGCCAGGCGGCGGCGCAGACTGCCGAGGAGGCACGCGCACAGCTTGCCGAATCGGTTGAGGTCTACCTCGAGGGCGGTCTTCGCCCGCTCGGAGGAGCTGATGCACTGCCCTCCACCATTGTGGATGCCACCGGTCCCCACCTGCGCGTGGTCCGCGACGGCGCAGTGACACTGGAGCAGCTGCGCGAGCACGTGCCGGGTGTCCTGGGGATCGGCGAGGTCCCGCCGGCTGAGGAACTGCCTGCGGCAGCAGAGCCTGAAGATCAGCCTGTCGTGGAATCCCAGGCAGCAGAGCCCCAGGAACAGCCCGTGGTGGAATCCCAGGCAGCAGCGCGCCCCGCGCCTGTGAGGGACCCGGACGCCGGATGA
- a CDS encoding WecB/TagA/CpsF family glycosyltransferase: MTLARQHIPVLGVDATPLKVPELMDVLEEFVADGTLRTVVGHNLHSVTLTHSDAGFRALYEQSDVVLLDGAPVLWLWSKSGAAAGPVMEYRLGSTDWIPALGRIRGLERIAILGAGPEANAGAVRRLESIVPSAQVAGLPGEGWNHDVEKAAVAWLEEVRPQLVLLGLGMPLQESVLRRQLDVLPPAIYCTVGGAIEQLAGIQKLAPRWLGRLGFEWAWRLLLHPRRVAYRVFVEPWVLAGLLIRRRLQRR, from the coding sequence ATGACCCTGGCCAGGCAGCACATCCCGGTCCTGGGCGTTGATGCCACTCCGCTGAAGGTTCCGGAGCTGATGGATGTACTGGAGGAGTTCGTTGCCGACGGAACCCTGCGTACCGTTGTCGGACATAACCTTCACAGCGTCACGCTGACGCATTCCGACGCCGGATTCCGCGCGCTGTATGAACAGAGTGATGTGGTGCTCCTGGACGGGGCGCCCGTGCTGTGGCTGTGGAGCAAGTCTGGGGCAGCGGCGGGACCGGTGATGGAATACAGGCTGGGCTCCACTGACTGGATACCCGCGCTGGGCCGGATCCGCGGCCTGGAACGGATCGCCATCCTCGGTGCCGGGCCTGAGGCGAATGCCGGTGCGGTCAGGAGGCTGGAAAGCATTGTGCCGTCCGCGCAGGTGGCGGGCCTGCCGGGTGAAGGCTGGAACCACGACGTCGAGAAAGCCGCCGTCGCTTGGCTTGAGGAAGTGCGCCCGCAGCTTGTGCTGCTGGGACTGGGCATGCCGCTGCAGGAATCCGTGCTCCGGCGCCAGCTGGATGTCCTGCCGCCGGCCATCTACTGCACTGTGGGCGGAGCCATCGAGCAGCTGGCGGGTATCCAGAAGCTGGCCCCGCGGTGGCTGGGGAGGCTTGGCTTTGAGTGGGCGTGGCGTCTGCTGTTGCATCCGCGCAGGGTCGCTTACAGGGTTTTCGTGGAGCCCTGGGTCCTGGCCGGGCTGCTGATTCGCCGCCGGCTCCAGCGGCGTTAG
- a CDS encoding glycosyltransferase, with protein sequence MPMRVAVAAVTFDRHKELAVLLDSINAQSATVDTICLVDSGTNPARDIAERHPNVDYVRSEANLGGAGGFALAALKAVASGADWIWMMDDDAEPGDPECLATLLREAESRNLEAVVPLVVAPGHPDRLSFFFRIDGKVTHDRSELERVGFLPDDGHFFNGALIRSDVFFKVGLPDIRLFIRGDEVDFTIRLRKAGIRFGTVTTTAVTHPHAFTETKHVFGARWHVIVPESAFKRYYYYRNRGYLIRRYFRVRSLVADVGGYLGYFLQRRDLPGLVSWARSFTTGLRAKGFAPLEDQKF encoded by the coding sequence ATACCGATGCGCGTTGCAGTTGCTGCCGTGACGTTTGACCGTCACAAAGAGCTGGCCGTCCTGCTGGACTCCATCAACGCCCAGTCCGCCACAGTGGACACCATTTGCCTGGTGGACAGCGGCACGAACCCGGCCCGGGACATTGCCGAGCGGCACCCTAACGTGGACTATGTCCGTTCTGAGGCCAATCTCGGCGGCGCCGGCGGTTTTGCCCTTGCCGCATTAAAGGCCGTCGCCAGCGGTGCCGACTGGATCTGGATGATGGACGACGACGCCGAGCCCGGAGATCCTGAATGCCTCGCCACGCTGCTGCGGGAAGCAGAAAGCCGCAACCTGGAGGCGGTGGTCCCCCTGGTGGTGGCGCCCGGGCACCCGGACCGTCTTTCCTTCTTCTTCCGGATCGATGGAAAAGTCACGCACGACCGCTCTGAACTGGAGAGAGTCGGATTCCTCCCGGACGATGGACACTTCTTCAACGGTGCGCTCATCCGGTCGGACGTGTTTTTCAAGGTGGGCCTGCCGGACATACGCCTGTTCATCCGGGGCGACGAAGTGGACTTCACCATCAGGCTCCGCAAAGCGGGGATCCGTTTCGGCACCGTAACCACCACCGCCGTCACCCACCCGCACGCCTTCACCGAGACCAAGCACGTCTTCGGTGCCCGCTGGCACGTCATCGTGCCCGAATCGGCCTTCAAGCGCTACTACTATTACCGCAACCGCGGCTACCTGATCCGGCGCTATTTCAGGGTCCGCTCCCTGGTTGCTGACGTCGGCGGCTACCTGGGGTACTTCCTGCAGCGCCGCGATCTCCCCGGCCTTGTCAGCTGGGCCAGGTCCTTCACTACCGGCCTGCGGGCCAAAGGCTTCGCTCCGCTGGAGGACCAGAAGTTCTAG
- a CDS encoding MraY family glycosyltransferase: MIMYLLMGLTAAVVSYAATWGARVIGNRLELHMPIRSRDMHSIPVTRLGGVAIFLGVMVALIVASQSFFVKDIYRNNFSPWGILAGAALIVLVGVADDLLDIRWWVKLIGQSAAALVVAIWGVQMTIVPWVPDPISLENEMVRVVLTAGLIVTTMNAFNFIDGLDGLAAGVAVIGGTAFFFTAYWVHRTSVILDKSDLATLITVVLVGSCVGFLPHNWFPSKIFMGDSGAMLIGLLMASAGVVSTGQITSGLYDRANGISTVIPILLPFAVLFLPLLDLGLAVVRRTARGRSPWSADRGHLHHKLLDIGYSHRTVVILMYLWTCVLSFGGLAFAVFPWQIVLAVDIFATLVMGLVTAWPYLSRRSEQPLT, translated from the coding sequence ATGATTATGTATCTGCTCATGGGCCTGACGGCTGCCGTCGTGTCCTATGCCGCCACATGGGGTGCCCGGGTAATCGGGAACAGGCTTGAACTCCACATGCCCATTCGCAGCCGGGATATGCACTCCATCCCTGTAACGCGGCTCGGCGGAGTCGCCATCTTCCTGGGTGTCATGGTCGCGCTGATTGTGGCCAGCCAATCCTTTTTTGTGAAGGACATCTACCGGAACAATTTTTCCCCGTGGGGAATCCTCGCCGGAGCCGCGTTGATCGTGCTGGTAGGCGTGGCGGATGACCTGCTGGACATCCGTTGGTGGGTAAAGCTCATCGGCCAGAGTGCGGCTGCCCTGGTGGTGGCCATCTGGGGAGTCCAGATGACAATTGTCCCCTGGGTACCGGATCCTATCTCCCTGGAGAATGAGATGGTTCGGGTGGTCCTGACCGCCGGGCTGATCGTGACCACCATGAACGCCTTCAATTTCATCGACGGGCTGGACGGGCTGGCTGCAGGTGTGGCCGTCATTGGCGGCACGGCGTTCTTCTTCACTGCTTACTGGGTGCACCGTACATCAGTCATTCTCGATAAATCCGACCTGGCCACGCTGATTACGGTGGTCCTCGTGGGCAGCTGCGTCGGCTTCCTGCCGCACAACTGGTTCCCCTCCAAAATCTTCATGGGCGATTCCGGGGCAATGCTGATCGGGCTGCTGATGGCCTCCGCCGGCGTGGTGTCCACAGGCCAGATCACCTCAGGCCTGTACGACCGGGCCAACGGTATTTCCACCGTCATTCCGATCCTCCTGCCGTTCGCAGTGCTCTTCCTGCCGCTGCTTGACTTAGGCCTGGCTGTTGTCCGGCGCACCGCACGCGGACGTTCTCCCTGGTCTGCGGACCGCGGCCACCTCCATCACAAGCTGCTGGATATCGGCTATTCACACCGGACCGTCGTGATCCTGATGTACCTCTGGACCTGCGTGCTGTCCTTCGGGGGACTGGCCTTCGCGGTCTTCCCGTGGCAGATCGTGCTTGCGGTGGACATCTTTGCCACCTTGGTTATGGGCCTGGTGACGGCCTGGCCGTACCTCAGCCGCAGAAGTGAACAACCACTTACGTAA
- the atpB gene encoding F0F1 ATP synthase subunit A produces the protein MIALALPAQDSGEFNPPGIEQLHLPAILPWGVADGFSKQMLLVILSVVIIATFFLLAARKQQLVPGKLQFAGEMAYGFVRNSIAKDIIGGKDFMKYVPLLFSLFFFILVNNIYGAIPVIQLPSFSHVGGAYVLAGIVYVTWIAIGVKKNGIKYFKLATVPSGVPFYILPIVIPIEIISNFLVRPVTHSLRLFATMLAGHLIVMIAGSGIEFLVMQENVLLKGASVLVLGGSLAMYMLEALIMALQAYVFTLLTAIYIEGALHADSH, from the coding sequence TTGATCGCGCTTGCGCTCCCGGCCCAAGATTCAGGAGAGTTCAATCCTCCTGGAATTGAACAATTGCACCTGCCGGCTATCTTGCCGTGGGGGGTGGCGGACGGATTCTCCAAGCAGATGCTGCTGGTCATCCTGTCTGTCGTCATTATCGCCACATTCTTTCTGCTAGCTGCGCGGAAGCAGCAGCTTGTCCCCGGGAAGCTCCAGTTCGCTGGTGAAATGGCCTATGGCTTCGTGCGTAACAGCATTGCCAAGGACATTATCGGCGGCAAGGACTTCATGAAGTACGTCCCGCTGCTGTTCAGCCTCTTTTTCTTTATCCTGGTGAACAACATTTACGGCGCTATCCCCGTAATCCAGCTTCCCAGCTTCTCGCATGTCGGCGGCGCCTACGTCCTCGCCGGCATCGTTTATGTCACCTGGATCGCGATTGGCGTCAAGAAGAACGGCATCAAGTACTTCAAGCTGGCCACCGTGCCGTCTGGCGTCCCGTTCTACATCCTGCCGATCGTGATCCCGATTGAGATCATCTCGAACTTCCTGGTCCGGCCCGTCACGCATAGCCTCCGTCTTTTTGCCACGATGCTGGCCGGCCACCTGATTGTCATGATCGCCGGATCGGGCATCGAGTTCCTTGTCATGCAGGAAAACGTTCTGCTCAAGGGCGCCTCGGTACTGGTCCTGGGCGGCTCGCTCGCCATGTACATGCTCGAGGCGCTGATCATGGCTCTGCAGGCGTACGTCTTCACTCTGCTCACGGCAATCTACATTGAAGGCGCCCTGCACGCGGACAGCCACTAG
- the atpE gene encoding ATP synthase F0 subunit C, whose translation MEGSINGSLNLIGYGLSAIGGGIGVGLVFAAYINGVARQPEAQRVLQPIAFLGLALTEALAILGLVFAFVLK comes from the coding sequence ATGGAAGGCTCCATCAACGGCTCCCTCAACCTCATCGGCTATGGCCTCTCGGCAATCGGCGGTGGTATCGGTGTGGGTCTCGTGTTCGCCGCCTACATCAACGGTGTGGCACGTCAGCCGGAAGCCCAGCGCGTCCTGCAGCCGATCGCGTTCCTCGGCCTCGCGCTGACTGAAGCCCTCGCCATCCTGGGCCTGGTCTTCGCTTTCGTTCTCAAGTAA
- a CDS encoding F0F1 ATP synthase subunit B, translated as MNQLIISAAAEGDTNPLVPNVWEMFVVLVGFAVLFFIVVKFVVPMFEKTFAERAEAIEGGIAKAEKAQAEASAALEEYKQQLTDARAEANRIREEARAEGAQILADLKEKAAAESARITAQAHVQIESERQAAVVSLRSEVGTLATTLAGRIVGEALNDDERAARVVDRFLADLESENAGAAK; from the coding sequence ATGAATCAGCTGATCATCTCAGCCGCCGCTGAAGGGGACACCAACCCCCTCGTTCCCAACGTCTGGGAAATGTTTGTCGTCCTCGTCGGCTTTGCCGTCCTCTTCTTCATCGTGGTCAAGTTTGTCGTCCCGATGTTCGAGAAGACGTTCGCAGAGCGTGCCGAGGCCATTGAAGGTGGCATTGCCAAGGCCGAAAAGGCGCAGGCGGAGGCATCTGCTGCCCTCGAGGAGTACAAGCAGCAGCTCACGGATGCCCGCGCCGAAGCCAACCGCATCCGCGAGGAAGCACGTGCAGAAGGCGCTCAGATCCTTGCCGATCTGAAGGAGAAAGCGGCGGCAGAGTCTGCCCGCATCACTGCCCAGGCGCACGTGCAGATCGAATCGGAGCGCCAGGCGGCAGTTGTCTCCCTGCGGTCCGAGGTCGGCACGCTGGCCACCACGCTGGCGGGGCGCATCGTTGGCGAAGCGCTCAACGATGACGAGCGTGCGGCCCGAGTGGTTGACCGCTTCCTGGCAGATCTGGAGTCCGAGAACGCAGGTGCAGCTAAATAA
- a CDS encoding F0F1 ATP synthase subunit delta — MAGVSSESLTTALTALEARLPTASLQLAKELFGILGTVDSSAGLRRALTDPSRSGDEKSALVKQLVGGKVSAEAAEIAAGLASSRWASARDIGDALETLAATVVIAVAENKSAVSASGISGLEDLENDLFSFNQTVASSHEAQRALSEPQASAAAKTTLAEKLVPGASEEAKVLIGQAASQPRGIKPTRLVARFAELAAKRQQRWIATVSVTRPLTETQESRLQAGLNALYGRELKINTNVDPALIGGIRVQVGDEVLDASVLTRLGQLQRQLAG; from the coding sequence ATGGCAGGTGTATCGAGCGAATCGCTGACCACGGCCCTGACCGCACTGGAAGCCAGGCTTCCAACAGCGTCGCTGCAGTTGGCTAAGGAACTCTTCGGAATCCTGGGAACGGTGGACAGCTCGGCTGGCTTGCGCCGCGCGCTGACTGACCCGTCCCGCAGCGGTGACGAAAAGTCGGCGCTGGTCAAGCAGTTGGTTGGCGGGAAAGTCTCCGCTGAGGCTGCGGAAATCGCGGCCGGACTGGCCAGTTCGCGCTGGGCATCCGCCAGAGATATCGGCGATGCACTCGAGACTCTTGCCGCGACGGTCGTCATTGCCGTTGCTGAAAACAAGTCGGCTGTTTCTGCCTCCGGAATCTCCGGACTGGAAGATCTGGAGAACGATCTGTTCTCCTTCAACCAGACCGTTGCCTCCAGCCATGAGGCACAACGTGCTCTGTCTGAACCGCAGGCTAGTGCTGCAGCAAAGACCACTCTGGCTGAGAAGCTGGTCCCCGGGGCCAGCGAGGAAGCGAAAGTCCTCATCGGCCAGGCAGCGTCGCAGCCCCGTGGCATCAAGCCCACCAGGCTTGTGGCCAGGTTCGCCGAGCTGGCGGCCAAGCGGCAGCAGCGTTGGATTGCAACAGTCAGTGTTACCCGTCCCTTGACGGAAACCCAGGAAAGCCGCCTCCAGGCGGGGCTCAATGCCCTGTACGGGCGCGAGCTAAAAATCAACACGAACGTTGATCCTGCGCTGATCGGTGGAATCCGTGTCCAGGTGGGTGACGAAGTGCTGGATGCTTCTGTTCTCACCCGTCTGGGCCAGCTTCAGCGCCAACTGGCCGGCTAG
- the atpA gene encoding F0F1 ATP synthase subunit alpha: MAELTINADDVRIALNEFAASYEPGNAERVEVGRVTAASDGIARVEGLPSVMANELLRFEDGTLGLAQNLDVREIGVIVLGDFTGIEEGQEVHRTGEILSVPVGDAFLGRVVDPLGQPIDDLGEIKAETTRALELQAPGVTQRKSVHEPMQTGLKAIDAMIPIGRGQRQLIIGDRQTGKTAIAVDTIINQKANWASGDVTKQVRCVYVGVGQKASTIAAVRQTLEDHGALEYTTIVASPASDPAGFKYLAPYAGSAIGQHWMYGGKHVLVIFDDLSKQAEAYRAVSLLLRRPPGREAYPGDVFYLHSRLLERCAKLSDELGAGSMTGLPIVETKANDVSAYIPTNVISITDGQIFLQSDLFNANQRPAVDVGVSVSRVGGAAQVKSMKSVSGTLKLDLAQYRDMQAFAMFASDLDAASRQQLTRGARLMELLKQGQYSPFPVEDQVVSIWAGTKGYLDDVPVEDVRRFESEFLEHLKHKSSILTTLAQTNKLDDDTSEALKTAIVEFKKGFFGEGDNHLVGAGHEEHDAISEGDVDQEKIVKQKR; encoded by the coding sequence ATGGCCGAATTGACCATCAACGCCGACGACGTCCGTATTGCGTTGAACGAGTTCGCGGCGTCCTACGAACCCGGAAACGCTGAGCGCGTAGAGGTTGGCCGCGTGACCGCCGCAAGTGACGGCATCGCCCGTGTTGAGGGCCTTCCCTCGGTCATGGCGAATGAGCTGCTTCGCTTTGAAGACGGCACACTGGGCCTGGCCCAGAACCTCGACGTCCGCGAAATCGGCGTCATCGTGCTCGGTGACTTCACCGGAATCGAAGAAGGCCAGGAGGTCCACCGGACCGGCGAGATCCTTTCCGTCCCCGTGGGAGACGCGTTCCTTGGACGCGTCGTCGACCCTCTGGGCCAGCCGATCGATGACCTCGGCGAGATCAAGGCTGAAACCACCCGTGCGCTTGAGCTTCAGGCACCCGGCGTCACCCAGCGCAAGTCGGTCCACGAACCGATGCAAACCGGGCTCAAGGCCATCGACGCCATGATTCCGATTGGCCGCGGCCAGCGTCAGCTCATCATCGGTGACCGACAGACGGGCAAGACGGCCATCGCCGTGGACACCATCATCAACCAGAAGGCCAACTGGGCTTCCGGGGACGTGACCAAGCAGGTCCGCTGCGTCTATGTTGGCGTTGGCCAGAAGGCTTCCACCATCGCGGCCGTCCGGCAGACCCTTGAGGACCACGGAGCGCTCGAGTACACCACCATCGTGGCGTCTCCTGCTTCAGACCCCGCCGGCTTCAAGTACCTGGCACCCTACGCCGGTTCGGCCATCGGCCAGCACTGGATGTACGGCGGCAAGCACGTTCTGGTGATCTTCGATGACCTGTCCAAGCAGGCCGAGGCATACCGTGCAGTTTCGCTGCTGCTGCGTCGCCCGCCGGGCCGCGAAGCCTACCCGGGCGATGTCTTCTACTTGCACTCCCGCTTGCTCGAACGTTGCGCAAAGCTTTCCGACGAGCTGGGCGCCGGCTCCATGACCGGGCTGCCGATCGTTGAGACCAAGGCAAACGACGTCTCGGCTTACATCCCGACTAACGTGATCTCGATCACTGACGGTCAGATATTCCTTCAGTCGGACCTCTTCAACGCCAACCAGCGCCCCGCTGTCGATGTGGGTGTCTCGGTCTCCCGCGTTGGTGGTGCGGCCCAGGTCAAGTCCATGAAGTCGGTCTCCGGTACCTTGAAGCTGGACCTTGCCCAGTACCGCGACATGCAGGCCTTTGCCATGTTCGCCTCGGACCTGGATGCGGCCTCGCGCCAGCAGCTGACCCGTGGTGCCCGCCTGATGGAACTGCTCAAGCAGGGCCAGTACTCGCCGTTCCCGGTCGAGGACCAGGTTGTGTCCATCTGGGCCGGAACCAAGGGATACCTCGACGACGTGCCGGTTGAAGACGTTCGGCGCTTCGAGTCCGAGTTCCTGGAACACCTGAAGCACAAGTCCTCGATCCTGACCACACTGGCCCAGACCAACAAGCTGGACGACGACACCTCAGAAGCACTGAAGACCGCAATCGTGGAATTCAAGAAGGGCTTCTTCGGCGAAGGCGACAACCACCTGGTTGGTGCCGGCCACGAGGAGCACGACGCCATCTCAGAAGGCGACGTCGACCAGGAAAAGATCGTTAAGCAGAAGCGCTAG
- a CDS encoding F0F1 ATP synthase subunit gamma, which translates to MGAQIRVYRQKISSTTSMRKIFKAMELIATSRIGKARARVAASLPYANAITRAVSAVASQSEIDHPLTTEPDQIRRAAVLVITSDRGLAGSYSASVLKQAEGLNELLHAEGKEVKTYLVGRKAQAYYEFRNRTYARVWTGNTDAPEFGTAREVGEALLAEFAMDFEEGGVDEIHVVYTRFKSMVTQEPTVIRLLPLEVVEEQVHSESELLPLYEFEPEAEQVLDALLPRYIESRIFAAMLQAAASELAARQRAMKSAGDNATDLIKKYTRLRNTARQAEITQELSEIVAGADALAS; encoded by the coding sequence ATGGGAGCCCAGATCCGGGTCTACCGCCAGAAGATCAGCTCGACCACGTCGATGCGCAAGATCTTCAAGGCGATGGAACTGATCGCTACCTCGCGCATCGGCAAGGCCCGGGCGCGCGTAGCAGCTTCACTGCCTTACGCGAACGCGATCACGCGCGCCGTTTCTGCTGTCGCCAGCCAAAGCGAAATCGACCACCCGCTGACCACTGAGCCGGATCAGATCCGCCGCGCCGCTGTCCTGGTAATCACCTCGGACCGCGGCCTGGCAGGTTCCTACTCCGCGAGTGTGCTCAAGCAGGCGGAAGGTCTCAACGAGCTGCTCCACGCTGAAGGCAAGGAAGTCAAGACCTACCTCGTCGGCCGCAAGGCGCAGGCATACTACGAGTTCCGGAACCGCACTTACGCGCGGGTCTGGACCGGCAACACTGATGCGCCCGAGTTCGGCACTGCCCGTGAAGTTGGCGAAGCACTGCTGGCCGAGTTTGCAATGGACTTTGAAGAGGGCGGCGTGGATGAAATCCATGTTGTCTACACCCGCTTCAAGTCCATGGTGACCCAGGAGCCCACGGTCATCCGTCTCCTCCCGCTCGAAGTAGTGGAGGAGCAGGTCCATTCCGAGTCGGAGCTCCTGCCGCTGTACGAATTCGAGCCGGAAGCGGAGCAGGTACTTGATGCACTGCTTCCGCGCTACATCGAATCGCGCATCTTCGCCGCCATGTTGCAGGCAGCAGCTTCCGAGCTCGCAGCCCGCCAGCGTGCGATGAAGTCCGCTGGCGACAACGCGACGGACCTCATCAAGAAGTACACGCGTCTGCGCAACACGGCCCGCCAGGCTGAAATTACGCAGGAGCTTTCCGAAATTGTTGCCGGTGCAGACGCCCTGGCGTCCTGA